The following proteins are co-located in the Vicugna pacos chromosome 3, VicPac4, whole genome shotgun sequence genome:
- the ZMAT2 gene encoding zinc finger matrin-type protein 2: MRDSKLIGGQLALRLKAAFCGIFRLPIHFAVKMASGSGTKNLDFRRKWDKDEYEKLAEKRLTEEREKKDGKPVQPVKRELLRHRDYKVDLESKLGKTIVITKTTPQSEMGGYYCNVCDCVVKDSINFLDHINGKKHQRNLGMSMRVERSTLDQVKKRFEVNKKKMEEKQKDYDFEERMKELREEEEKAKAYKKEKQKEKKRRAEEDLTFEEDDEMAAVMGFSGFGSTKKSY; encoded by the exons ATGCGAGACTCTAAGCTTATTGGAGGCCAGCTTGCTTTACGGCTCAAGGCTGCTTTTTGCGGCATTTTCCGGCTTCCCATTCACTTCGCAGTGAAGATGGCGTCCGGCAGCGGG ACAAAAAACTTGGACTTTCGCCGAAAGTGGGACAAAGATGAGTATGAGAAGCTCGCCGAGAAGAGGCTCacggaagagagagaaaagaaggatg GAAAACCAGTGCAGCCAGTCAAGCGGGAGCTTCTCCGGCATAGGGACTACAAGGTGGACCTGGAATCCAAACTCGGGAAGACAATTGTCATTACCAAGACCACGCCACAATCTGAGATGGGAGG ATATTACTGCAATGTCTGTGACTGTGTGGTGAAAGACTCTATCAACTTCCTGGATCACATTAATGGAAAGAAAC ATCAGCGAAACCTAGGCATGTCTATGCGTGTGGAACGTTCCACCTTGGATCAGGTAAAGAAACGCTTTGAAGTCAACAAGAAGAAGATGGAAGAGAAGCAGAAAGATTATGATTTTGAGGAAAGGATGAAGGAGCTCAGAGAAGAG GAGGAAAAGGCCAAAGCCtacaagaaagagaaacagaaggagaagaaaaggagggcTGAGGAGGACTTGACATTTGAGGAGGATGATGAAATGGCAGCTGTGATGGGCTTCTCTGGTTTTGGTTCCACCAAGAAGAGTTACTGA